From a region of the Cucumis sativus cultivar 9930 chromosome 6, Cucumber_9930_V3, whole genome shotgun sequence genome:
- the LOC101210175 gene encoding ABC transporter G family member 15: MEIEPAGGSHSHGPRGDGLRRGEERGTYLVWEDLTVVLPNFSDGPTKRLLNGLRGYAEPGRIMAIMGPSGSGKSTLLDTLAGRLSKNVVMTGTVLFNGKKRKLGYGDVAYVTQEDILLGTLTVRETISYSAQLRLPNSMTKDELDSIVDATILEMGLQDCADRLIGNWHLRGISGGEKKRLSVAVEILTRPRLLFLDEPTSGLDSASAFFVIQTLRNVARDGRTVVSSIHQPSSEVFALFDDLFLLSGGEAVYFGEAKMAVQFFAEANFPCPSRRNPSDHFLRCINSDFDIVTATLKGSLRIRDIPESSDPFMSLATAQIKSMLVEKYRSSKYASRVKARIREISTIEGLEVENEKGDKASWFKQLSTLTRRSFVNMCRDVGYYWLRIIIYVIVSICVGTIYFNVGTSYTAIFARGACGAFITGFMTFMTIGGFPSFIEEMKMFYRERLNGYYGVTVFILSNFISSFPFLVSISVVSGTITFYMVKYRPEFSRYLFFCLNIFGCISVIEGLMMVVASLVPNFLMGIITGAGIIGIMMMTSGFFRLLPDLPKPFWRYPISYLSYGSWALQGAYKNDLIGLEFDPMIAGMPRLSGEYVITNMYGIPINHSKWWDLAAVMLLILLYRILFFLVLKLKERASPMLQTIFAKKTLQHLQRRPSFRTIPSISSKRHQPLHSLSSQEGLNSPLN; the protein is encoded by the exons ATGGAAATTGAGCCCGCCGGAGGAAGCCATAGTCACGGCCCCCGTGGTGACGGCTTACGACGCGGCGAAGAACGAGGCACTTACCTCGTGTGGGAGGATCTCACTGTGGTTCTTCCTAATTTCAGCGACGGCCCCACTAAAAGGCTCCTTAATGGTCTCCGTGGCTACGCCGAACCCGGCCGGATCATGGCCATCATGGGCCCTTCCGGCTCCGGCAAATCCACCCTTCTTGATACTCTTGCAG GGAGACTCTCCAAGAATGTGGTAATGACTGGAACTGTCTTATTCAATGGGAAGAAGAGGAAGCTCGGGTATGGTGATGTT GCCTACGTAACCCAAGAAGATATTCTATTGGGAACTCTAACAGTAAGAGAAACCATAAGCTACTCAGCTCAACTGCGGCTTCCGAATTCTATGACCAAAGATGAACTTGACAGCATTGTTGATGCAAcgattttggaaatgggtctTCAAGATTGCGCCGATCGGTTGATTGGGAACTGGCATCTTCGAGGAATTAGCGGTGGGGAAAAGAAGAGATTGAGTGTTGCAGTTGAAATCCTTACACGCCCTCGTTTGCTTTTTCTTGATGAACCTACCAGTGGTCTTGACAGTGCTTCGGCTTTCTTTGTGATTCAAACTCTTAGGAACGTTGCTCGTGATGGGCGGACTGTTGTTTCTTCAATTCACCAACCGAGTAGTGAGGTTTTTGCTCTCTTTGATGATCTTTTTTTGCTCTCTGGTGGTGAGGCTGTTTACTTTGGGGAAGCCAAAATGGCTGTACAG TTTTTTGCTGAAGCTAATTTTCCGTGTCCAAGTAGAAGGAATCCATCTGATCACTTTCTTCGTTGTATAAATTCGGATTTCGATATCGTTACGGCAACACTCAAAGGGTCTCTAAGAATTCGA GACATTCCAGAATCATCAGACCCTTTCATGAGTTTGGCAACAGCTCAAATCAAGTCAATGCTTGTTGAAAAATATAGAAGCTCAAAGTATGCAAGTAGGGTGAAGGCAAGAATTCGAGAAATATCCACCATT GAGGGACTTGAAGTTGAGAATGAAAAAGGAGACAAAGCTAGTTGGTTCAAGCAGCTCTCGACATTGACCCGTCGATCATTCGTGAATATGTGTAGGGACGTGGGGTATTATTGGCTAAGGATAATTATCTATGTAATTGTCTCCATATGTGTTGGTACCATCTACTTTAATGTTGGAACCAGTTACACTGCAATCTTTGCTCGAGGAGCCTGTGGTGCATTTATAACTGGCTTCATGACATTTATGACTATTGGTGGCTTTCCATCTTTCATTGAGGAAATGAAG ATGTTTTACAGAGAAAGGCTCAATGGTTACTATGGAGTTACAGTGTTTATATTGTCAAACTTTATCTCTTCTTTCCCATTCTTGGTTTCGATCTCAGTTGTTTCTGGCACCATCACCTTCTACATGGTGAAGTATCGGCCAGAGTTCTCCCGCTACCTATTCTTTTGCCTCAATATCTTTGGCTGCATTTCCGTAATAGAAGGGTTGATGATGGTTGTGGCTTCATTGGTTCCGAACTTCCTAATGGGAATTATAACAGGCGCTGGAATCATT GGCATAATGATGATGACCTCTGGCTTCTTCAGATTGTTGCCTGACCTTCCAAAGCCATTTTGGCGGTATCCAATCTCATATCTCAGTTATGGCTCTTGGGCACTACAG GGTGCATACAAAAATGACTTGATCGGGCTCGAGTTCGACCCAATGATAGCTGGAATGCCAAGGTTGAGTGGCGAGTATGTAATCACCAACATGTATGGGATTCCAATAAACCATTCCAAGTGGTGGGACTTAGCGGCTGTCATGCTCCTCATTCTTCTATATCgaattctcttctttcttgtcTTGAAACTCAAAGAAAGAGCTTCACCAATGCTGCAGACAATCTTTGCGAAGAAAACTCTGCAACATCTCCAGAGAAGGCCTTCCTTCCGAACAATACCTTCTATTTCCTCTAAGAGGCACCAACCTCTTCACTCACTTTCTTCTCAAGAGGGCCTCAACTCTCCTCTCAACTAG